One part of the Ruegeria sp. AD91A genome encodes these proteins:
- a CDS encoding SDR family NAD(P)-dependent oxidoreductase, translated as MKRVLITGSAGFIGFHLAKLLLEEGYRVHGYDGMTDYYDVVLKQRRNQILLQTPGFTATEDRLENYDRLLQVAEEFQPDVIVHLAAQAGVRHSLEHPRSYIESNVVGTFNVMEIARQHKVEHLLMASTSSIYGANEEMPFTETEKADTQLTIYSATKKANEAMGHSYAHLWDLPTTMFRFFTVYGTWGRPDLAYFKFVAAILDGRPIDIYNHGDMYRDFTHVEDLVRGIRLLIDVPPVRPASRDDIVDGDSLSPVAPYRVVNIGNGDKVRLMDFIEAIEQAVGKKAVKNFMPMQLGDVYATWADNRLLQRLTNYRPQTELSDGIAQFVAWYRDYYGK; from the coding sequence ATGAAACGGGTTTTGATTACGGGCTCTGCGGGGTTCATTGGGTTCCATCTGGCGAAACTGTTGTTGGAGGAAGGGTACCGCGTGCATGGCTACGACGGGATGACGGATTATTATGACGTGGTCCTGAAGCAGCGCCGCAATCAAATTCTGCTTCAGACACCCGGCTTTACGGCAACCGAGGATCGGTTGGAAAACTATGATCGGCTGTTGCAGGTCGCCGAAGAGTTTCAGCCGGATGTCATTGTTCATCTGGCGGCTCAAGCCGGTGTTAGACACAGTTTGGAACACCCCCGCAGCTATATCGAATCAAACGTCGTTGGAACTTTCAACGTGATGGAAATTGCGCGTCAGCATAAGGTGGAACATCTTTTGATGGCATCGACCTCATCGATATACGGTGCCAACGAAGAGATGCCGTTCACTGAGACGGAAAAAGCCGACACCCAACTGACCATCTATTCCGCGACAAAGAAGGCGAATGAGGCGATGGGGCATTCCTACGCGCATCTGTGGGACTTACCGACGACAATGTTCCGGTTCTTCACTGTGTACGGCACTTGGGGGCGGCCCGATCTGGCGTATTTCAAATTTGTTGCCGCCATCCTGGATGGCCGCCCGATCGATATCTACAATCACGGTGACATGTATCGGGATTTCACCCATGTCGAAGACCTTGTGCGCGGGATCAGATTGCTGATCGACGTGCCTCCGGTGCGGCCAGCCAGTCGTGATGACATCGTGGACGGTGACAGCCTGTCACCCGTCGCGCCCTACCGCGTCGTAAACATCGGCAACGGAGACAAAGTGCGTCTGATGGATTTCATCGAAGCCATCGAGCAGGCCGTAGGAAAGAAAGCCGTGAAGAATTTCATGCCGATGCAGTTGGGCGATGTTTACGCCACTTGGGCTGACAACAGACTGCTACAACGACTGACGAACTATCGTCCACAGACAGAGCTGAGTGACGGTATCGCTCAATTCGTCGCGTGGTATCGGGACTATTACGGAAAATAG
- a CDS encoding metallophosphoesterase family protein encodes MITNWIRRRFDRAPGQTTDTVPCDIAPAAKVTAVGDIHGRLDLLQALLPRLDDQCSLVFVGDYIDRGPYSAQVLHHLRHLSETSEGRVHCLLGNHEEMLLRFLDVPECNARLWFQNGGVQTLASFGLKPPENTNENQQVQKLADDLRLKMGESLLNWLADRPLAWTSGNVTFVHAALDPRQPVEVQEPQICLWGHPMFPRLARSDGQWVVHGHTIVDLPRVKNRVLSLDTGAFASGRLTAAEINTGCVRFTSTV; translated from the coding sequence ATGATTACGAACTGGATCAGACGGCGGTTCGACCGCGCACCGGGGCAGACAACGGATACAGTGCCTTGCGACATCGCTCCGGCTGCGAAAGTGACGGCCGTGGGCGATATTCATGGTCGTCTGGACTTGCTGCAGGCGTTGTTGCCCAGGCTGGACGATCAGTGCTCGCTGGTTTTTGTCGGCGACTACATCGATCGGGGGCCGTACAGCGCACAGGTATTGCACCATCTGCGTCACCTGAGCGAGACGTCAGAAGGTCGTGTTCACTGTCTTCTTGGAAACCACGAAGAGATGCTATTGCGATTTCTGGATGTGCCGGAATGCAATGCCCGGCTCTGGTTTCAAAACGGGGGCGTGCAAACGCTGGCGTCTTTCGGGCTAAAACCTCCTGAAAATACCAATGAAAACCAGCAGGTTCAAAAGTTGGCGGATGACCTTCGCCTGAAGATGGGAGAAAGCCTGCTCAACTGGCTTGCCGATCGGCCCCTGGCCTGGACCAGCGGCAACGTCACATTTGTTCATGCGGCCCTGGACCCCCGACAGCCGGTTGAGGTCCAGGAACCACAGATTTGCCTCTGGGGGCATCCCATGTTTCCCAGGCTCGCACGCAGCGATGGCCAGTGGGTGGTGCATGGCCACACCATCGTAGACCTTCCCCGGGTCAAGAACCGGGTGCTGTCTCTTGACACAGGAGCTTTCGCTTCGGGTCGCTTGACAGCCGCCGAGATCAACACCGGCTGCGTTCGGTTCACCTCAACCGTTTGA
- a CDS encoding CBS domain-containing protein, producing MAPTSYQSPSRGDKADKTTYSQSAESNLSHSQTTVAKLLEGKGDAVFSVRPNDTIHSVVNTLKEKRIGAVLVTDQNGVLQGILSERDIVRRMADTPGQTLPQSVEDLMTKDVKTCTPDDLLNEVLKTMTEGRFRHMPVLRDGNLCGVITIGDVVHFRLKELEYEALRMKQMIVG from the coding sequence ATGGCTCCAACCTCTTACCAGTCGCCCTCGCGCGGCGACAAGGCTGACAAGACGACGTACAGCCAGTCAGCGGAATCGAACCTTTCGCACTCGCAGACAACTGTGGCCAAGCTGCTTGAAGGTAAAGGGGACGCGGTTTTTTCGGTGCGCCCAAACGACACCATTCATTCTGTGGTCAACACGCTGAAGGAAAAACGGATTGGCGCTGTACTTGTGACGGATCAGAACGGGGTGTTGCAGGGGATTTTGTCAGAACGGGACATTGTCCGGCGGATGGCAGATACACCCGGCCAGACCCTGCCGCAATCGGTCGAAGACCTGATGACCAAGGACGTAAAGACTTGCACACCCGATGATCTGCTGAATGAAGTCCTGAAAACAATGACCGAAGGCCGTTTTCGCCATATGCCGGTGCTGCGCGACGGTAATTTATGCGGCGTTATCACGATCGGAGACGTTGTCCACTTCCGCCTGAAAGAGCTGGAATACGAAGCCCTTCGCATGAAGCAAATGATCGTCGGTTAA
- a CDS encoding FAD:protein FMN transferase → MRLMPVLAVATLLSGCLFDKEPEVVRLSGETMGTTFNITAIGEDIDEAALAAAVEETLAEVNAKMSNWDPKSEVSVFSASTSTAPVPVSDELALVLSAANDVHEKTGGTFDVTLGPLIELWGFGPRKPEDPVPSDAEIEAALSGVGQASLLTLNTESGTLSKSDPQVGINLSAIAKGYGIDAVAGALQDAGIDDYLVEIGGDLVAKGKNEQGEAWRIGIEKPETGTQSIQLIVSLDDRGMASSGDYKNFFEQDGVRYSHIIDPTTGRPITHRTTSVTVLAGNAMLADAWATAMLALGQEKGMDIAEKHKLAVYFISRDVTGGEDAYITSHSTAFKDALGTN, encoded by the coding sequence ATGCGTCTTATGCCTGTACTGGCCGTTGCCACCCTCCTTTCCGGCTGTCTGTTCGACAAGGAACCCGAGGTGGTTCGTCTGTCGGGCGAAACAATGGGCACGACCTTCAATATTACCGCGATCGGTGAAGATATTGATGAGGCCGCATTGGCCGCCGCGGTCGAAGAGACGCTGGCCGAGGTCAACGCCAAAATGTCCAACTGGGATCCAAAGTCCGAGGTTTCTGTCTTTTCGGCTTCAACCAGCACAGCCCCGGTTCCGGTTTCAGACGAACTCGCGCTGGTCCTTTCGGCAGCCAATGACGTGCACGAAAAAACTGGTGGGACCTTTGACGTAACTCTGGGCCCGCTGATCGAACTTTGGGGCTTTGGCCCGCGCAAGCCCGAGGATCCGGTGCCATCGGATGCCGAAATCGAGGCCGCGTTAAGCGGCGTCGGGCAAGCCAGTTTGCTGACGCTCAACACCGAATCTGGCACTCTGTCAAAATCTGATCCGCAAGTGGGCATCAACCTGTCGGCGATTGCGAAGGGCTATGGCATCGATGCGGTTGCCGGCGCTTTGCAGGATGCCGGTATCGACGATTACCTTGTCGAGATCGGCGGTGATCTTGTCGCCAAGGGAAAGAATGAGCAGGGCGAAGCCTGGCGCATTGGCATCGAAAAGCCTGAAACGGGCACTCAGAGCATTCAATTGATCGTTTCCCTGGATGATCGTGGCATGGCCAGCTCGGGTGATTACAAGAATTTCTTCGAACAGGACGGTGTGCGTTATTCGCATATCATCGATCCGACCACGGGACGCCCGATCACACATCGCACGACCTCTGTCACGGTTCTGGCGGGAAACGCTATGTTGGCGGATGCCTGGGCAACAGCCATGCTGGCTTTGGGTCAGGAGAAGGGAATGGACATTGCGGAAAAGCATAAACTTGCCGTGTACTTCATTTCGCGGGATGTGACAGGCGGCGAAGATGCCTATATTACGTCGCACAGCACCGCGTTCAAAGACGCTTTGGGAACCAACTGA
- the nqrM gene encoding (Na+)-NQR maturation NqrM — translation MSTFILAFILLALVMVGMSLGVILMGKTIKGSCGGLNAISGADKCVVCQKDVDPDSPLRDQLQCKRARKMLEQMEQQT, via the coding sequence ATGAGCACTTTTATTCTGGCATTTATTCTGCTGGCACTTGTCATGGTCGGTATGTCTTTGGGTGTCATACTGATGGGTAAGACCATCAAGGGCAGCTGTGGTGGCCTGAACGCGATTTCGGGCGCTGATAAGTGCGTTGTGTGCCAGAAAGATGTTGACCCGGACAGCCCGCTGCGCGACCAATTGCAATGCAAACGTGCCAGGAAGATGCTGGAACAAATGGAACAGCAGACCTGA
- a CDS encoding sulfatase-like hydrolase/transferase, with the protein MAKAKNILFIMFDQLRWDYLSCYGHPHLHTPSIDRLAARGVRFDRAYIQSPICGSSRMSTYTGRYVHSHGASWNNIPLKVGEITLGDHLRKTGMDCWLVGKTHMAADAEGMARLGLEPDSVIGARVAECGFDVFERDDGLRAEGPDGFYDPDGAKKYNQYLADKGYESDNPWHDFANSGLDADGNVLSGWFLKNSSEPANIAEEDSETPYLTTRGIEFMESHEGPWCCHLSYIKPHWPYVVPEPYASMYGPEHVVPVVRSEGERMTAHPVLKAFMDTKVGQAFSRQDVREAVIPAYMGLIKQADDQMGRLFDWMEKTGRMDDTMIVLTSDHGDFLGDHWMGEKTFFHDASTKVPLIIYDPSPEADLTRGTTCDALVESIDLAPTFLEQAGGGKAGHILEGYSLLPILHGQSDKTPRTVAICEYDYSASPIAQRLNASVRDAVMFMVANEKWKLIHCEGGYRPILFDLKNDPDELIDLGDSADHSDVIAQMYDHLFAWARRTSQRTTRSEQQLVDMRTRSGGTGIMIGIYDENDTPLELTVKYRDRMAQPYKSYLKD; encoded by the coding sequence TTGGCCAAGGCAAAGAATATCCTGTTCATCATGTTCGACCAGCTGCGCTGGGATTATCTGAGCTGTTATGGGCATCCACATCTGCACACTCCGAGTATCGATCGTCTGGCCGCGCGCGGTGTCCGCTTTGACCGCGCCTATATCCAGTCCCCGATTTGCGGCAGTTCACGTATGTCGACCTATACCGGACGATATGTGCATTCCCATGGTGCATCATGGAACAACATCCCTCTGAAAGTGGGCGAGATCACGCTGGGCGACCACCTGCGCAAAACGGGAATGGATTGCTGGCTTGTTGGCAAGACACATATGGCCGCGGATGCCGAGGGGATGGCCCGTCTTGGGCTGGAGCCCGACAGCGTCATCGGTGCCCGCGTGGCGGAATGCGGGTTTGACGTGTTCGAACGCGATGACGGGTTGCGTGCCGAGGGTCCGGATGGGTTCTATGATCCGGACGGGGCAAAGAAATACAACCAATACCTTGCGGACAAGGGATACGAGAGCGACAACCCCTGGCATGACTTTGCCAATTCCGGTCTGGATGCCGATGGCAATGTTCTGTCAGGCTGGTTCCTGAAGAATTCATCCGAGCCTGCAAACATTGCAGAAGAGGACAGTGAAACTCCATATCTGACGACCCGTGGGATCGAGTTCATGGAAAGCCATGAAGGACCATGGTGCTGTCACCTCAGTTATATCAAGCCGCACTGGCCTTACGTTGTGCCAGAACCTTACGCTTCGATGTATGGACCAGAGCATGTTGTGCCCGTGGTCCGCTCTGAGGGCGAGCGAATGACTGCACACCCCGTCCTGAAGGCCTTTATGGACACCAAGGTCGGGCAGGCATTTTCGCGTCAGGATGTCCGCGAGGCGGTGATCCCAGCTTACATGGGGCTAATCAAACAAGCTGATGACCAGATGGGTCGCCTGTTCGACTGGATGGAGAAAACCGGGCGGATGGACGACACGATGATCGTGTTGACCTCAGACCATGGCGACTTTCTGGGCGACCACTGGATGGGTGAAAAGACGTTTTTCCACGATGCCTCAACCAAAGTGCCGCTGATTATTTATGATCCGTCACCTGAAGCAGACCTCACGCGCGGCACCACCTGCGACGCGCTGGTCGAGTCGATCGATCTGGCGCCAACGTTTCTGGAACAGGCAGGCGGTGGAAAAGCCGGTCATATTCTCGAGGGGTATTCTCTGCTGCCGATCCTGCATGGTCAGTCCGACAAAACGCCCCGAACGGTCGCAATCTGCGAGTACGACTATTCCGCGTCTCCGATCGCGCAGCGGCTGAACGCATCTGTTCGCGATGCGGTGATGTTCATGGTCGCGAATGAAAAGTGGAAGCTCATCCATTGCGAAGGTGGGTACAGGCCGATCCTGTTCGATCTGAAAAACGACCCGGATGAGCTGATCGATTTAGGTGACAGCGCGGACCATTCGGATGTTATCGCGCAGATGTATGATCACCTGTTCGCCTGGGCGCGGCGCACGTCTCAGCGCACTACCCGATCCGAACAGCAGTTGGTCGATATGCGGACGCGAAGTGGGGGTACAGGAATCATGATCGGTATTTACGACGAAAACGACACGCCGTTGGAACTGACGGTCAAGTATCGCGACCGCATGGCGCAGCCATACAAAAGCTACCTAAAAGATTAG
- the gpmI gene encoding 2,3-bisphosphoglycerate-independent phosphoglycerate mutase, which produces MSTPKPVVLCILDGWGLSDDKQANAPLLANTPTFDAIMAKFPHATLVTHGPDVGLPNGQMGNSEVGHTNIGAGRVVAMDLGQIDLAIEDGSFFGNEALQAFISKVKASGGTAHLMGLVSDGGVHGHLNHIIAATRAITDTGVPVALHAVTDGRDVAPKSALTYLSRLEERLPEGARVVTVSGRYFAMDRDNRWERVSESYDAMINGKGRAANTAHGAVDHAYNQSESDEFITPTVLEGYEGVVDGDGFFCLNFRADRAREILRAIGEPGFAEFETGPRPKLSALLGMVDYSDGHNAYMTTVFPKRAIENTLGEWVAKQGLRQFRLAETEKYPHVTFFLNGGKETPEQGEDRCMPKSPKVATYDLQPEMSSAEVTARFVEAIEQGYDLIVTNYANPDMVGHTGDLQAAIKACEAVDTGLAQVVAALEKAGGAMIITADHGNCEVMVDPATGGAHTAHTLNPVPVALVGGPEGARLRQGRLSDLAPTLLDLMNLPKPPEMTGESLLS; this is translated from the coding sequence ATGTCCACCCCCAAACCAGTTGTACTGTGTATTCTTGATGGTTGGGGCCTGTCTGACGACAAGCAGGCGAATGCGCCTTTACTGGCGAACACTCCGACCTTTGACGCGATCATGGCCAAGTTCCCGCACGCCACGCTGGTAACGCACGGCCCTGATGTGGGTTTGCCCAACGGGCAGATGGGTAATTCCGAAGTAGGCCATACCAATATCGGCGCAGGTCGCGTTGTTGCCATGGATCTGGGTCAGATTGACCTGGCCATCGAAGACGGTTCATTTTTTGGCAATGAGGCCCTGCAGGCTTTTATTTCCAAGGTCAAAGCCTCCGGGGGGACGGCTCACCTTATGGGGTTGGTCTCGGACGGTGGTGTCCATGGGCATCTGAACCACATCATAGCTGCAACCAGGGCCATTACGGACACCGGCGTTCCTGTCGCCCTTCATGCCGTTACCGACGGGCGCGATGTGGCCCCCAAATCTGCGCTGACCTATTTGTCCCGGTTGGAAGAGCGGCTGCCCGAGGGTGCCCGCGTTGTCACGGTGAGCGGTCGCTATTTCGCCATGGACCGCGACAATCGCTGGGAGCGGGTATCAGAATCTTACGACGCGATGATCAACGGCAAGGGCAGGGCGGCCAACACCGCACATGGCGCCGTGGACCACGCCTACAACCAGTCGGAGTCTGACGAATTCATCACGCCAACCGTACTGGAAGGTTACGAAGGCGTCGTCGACGGAGATGGCTTCTTCTGTCTGAATTTCCGAGCAGATCGCGCTCGCGAAATTCTGCGCGCGATTGGTGAACCGGGCTTTGCAGAGTTCGAAACCGGGCCGCGGCCAAAACTGTCGGCGCTGCTGGGTATGGTGGATTATTCGGACGGTCACAACGCATACATGACCACGGTTTTTCCGAAACGGGCGATTGAGAACACGCTCGGGGAATGGGTGGCTAAGCAGGGATTACGTCAATTCCGGCTGGCTGAAACTGAAAAATACCCCCATGTAACCTTTTTCCTGAACGGGGGTAAGGAAACCCCGGAACAGGGTGAAGATCGCTGTATGCCCAAGTCACCTAAAGTCGCGACCTATGACTTGCAGCCCGAGATGTCCTCGGCTGAGGTCACAGCCAGGTTTGTCGAGGCGATTGAACAAGGGTATGACCTGATCGTGACCAATTACGCCAACCCTGATATGGTCGGGCATACCGGCGATCTGCAAGCTGCGATCAAGGCATGTGAGGCTGTCGATACAGGGTTGGCACAGGTCGTTGCTGCCTTGGAAAAGGCAGGCGGTGCAATGATTATCACCGCCGACCACGGAAACTGTGAAGTGATGGTTGATCCGGCAACCGGTGGTGCACATACGGCGCACACGCTGAACCCAGTGCCCGTTGCGTTGGTTGGCGGACCTGAAGGGGCGCGATTGCGTCAAGGTCGATTGTCTGATCTGGCGCCGACGCTGCTTGACTTGATGAACCTGCCCAAACCGCCAGAAATGACCGGAGAAAGCCTATTGTCATGA